In Camelina sativa cultivar DH55 chromosome 13, Cs, whole genome shotgun sequence, the genomic window TATTCTTAAGTACATCCATTAGTAACATTGAATTCATTATTCATATTTGCAGGGTTCTTAATTTTGTTGAAGATTAATTGGTCTGGGAAGGTTTAAGACGTTATAGGAGCTATAAGTCGAAGATATCATTCTCTCTGGCAAAAGAATTCACTTGAAGTAGCCAGGTTTGATATCCTCCTCCACTTTTTTGCGGCGCTGCATCAGCTTACGGTAGCCAGGCTAGGGTGTTAGCATTTTGAAGTTGACCTTGGTTAGGCGTGTTTGTAAACGTAGGTATGATCTATCTTTTCACTTTGGGTGTCAGCTAATGATTTCTCAAGAGACCATACAATTAATGGATGATTCCGTCACACTGCAGGGTCCTTGATTTGGTGAGAGATTAATATTTAGGGGCTTTAACAATGACGGTATGCTTCAGACTGCACCATTTGTTTCGGTCTTGTACAGATCTGACTCTTGCTTTAAACACTCTTTTGCACATATTTTTTCCTTGTGGAGATCTTTTTATGTCATTCActattgttcttttctttaGAGATTCTCTAATCGTTTGTCGTGTTTTGATTCAATTGCTTAATCCACGAGAAATATTTCTACGGTAATCTCTCATGATTATTACAAAGCATTGTGTAAATTAGaagctgtactcttttttctACTTTGGGTTTATCCCAACCAAATGGGTCTACCGAAATAGGTTTAAAGAGGAAGCcagctctagtgcatctccacttcgttccaCTTTACTCAGAGAACTCCACTCTTCACTCTTCACTCTGATTTGAATttgtcaacatatatataagaaagcGTTTTACCCGAGCAAATCGTTGACGGCCTCTTGAATGGAAGCCATTTAGAAAACCACACGACACGACACACAAATTGCACAAACACCTATGATTGGGTTACCGCCatggtttttgtctttttgttatTGCTCTGCTCAGAAAGTTTTAGTGCCAGAATATTTGGTCAATGGATTATATTATGTGATCTGTCAATATCGGCGAATTAAAGTTCATACCTTAGCACCAtacaatttgaaaattaaactGAGTTTAGGTTGCtatggtaacaaaaaaaaaaaaagcaaaagataatCACGCTACAAAATTGAGGCTTTCACTCATGCATGATCCATTGTTATGCTTCCCACGTTTATGTTTCCCTCCTCCAACTCATTCCACATGATAACCAATAACCTCGAATCCTGTCCTTAAGCTGCAATTCTAATGCTCGCAACGATGGCACATTCTCTTTTCTGTTTGGAAACATGATTTTATCATAATACTTCCAATTACATAGGATGAATTTACCAAGGTTCGTTATAGTTaggctaacaaaaaaaaacaaaagtgtggACAGTTGTACTTACGTGAGCAGTGATAGAATGTCTACTTGGAGAGTGCACAAAAACTTGAATCCTCCGGAACTTCTGTGTAGCCTGTCGAAGAGAATATCATAGTCTGGCCGGAGGGTATACTTGAGATTCCGCTCAATGGAGTATAATGCATTGAGATCATCATGCGGTTCCATCTCATTGCGTGGGCAAATCTCGAGTAGTCTGATGAGATATTGGTCAATGAGTTGTTCCACTTGAATGTCATCGACATAATATTCTTTCGCCAATCCAAGAAGTAACTTGTTCCGATCATTACTTGAGAGAGTCAAGTAACCCTTAATggatgttaaagaaaaaaacctcatcaagaccatatatatacctaaatgattatatatatcacGACTATATTATGCCACCTCTTTGAAGTCATTCAAAACAGAGTCTAATGCCTCGTTCCCACTAACTGAGATCGCCAAGTGCATTTTCTCAGAAACTCCATCAAAGTCCTTAACCGCATTTCTAGTTCACGTTTCACATTTATATTTttcgattaattataaaaatattacgtgcttataataattattgcaaTTAACTAGAAATATGTACCTTCCTTTGCTACACACATAAAGGTAGTCTAAGTTGTTTGGGTACCTCTGTCAACCATAACACACGTAATTAGAGCTTAGAAGTCGTCCATCGCTCAACCTTTTCAGTATGAGCTTTTGGTTTCCGTCTAGATATTAGAATTACAAAACGTTCGATGACTTGAAAAACCATAGCAATTCCAGTGAGGATTCAGAGAGAGCACTTACTCGTACTTCATCTGTGAAAATAACGTTCTCATTTGATGGCGTTTTGATGATGCCTTCTTTCTTattaatacttttttctttgtttaataatccaaaaaaaatcttcttcatcgtccttttGGAATAACGAAGGGCTTTTTAATGTGGTAGTATTTAGTGTTTGAaactgtaaaagaaaaaaagccgGACTTGAATTTATGGTTATCCATTAAATAACGAATTATgtaaaagttgacaaaaaaaaacacgaattatgtaaaaatcacattttcacaAACAGATAAATATCTTGCATAACtgtttaaaaaaagtttttatgaTCACTATCACATTAAAAAGTCaaattaaaacccaaatttagaatttatttcCACATTTAGCTCCTCTCTGACTAGGTAAAAAGTGGCGAGGGTTGTGTGGACAAAAAAAAGCCAATTCAGAGAAGAGCTAAATGTGGAAATAAAttctaattttgggttttacttTGACTTTTTAATGTGATCAGTGATAGTAAacataataacttttttttaaaacaattatgcAAGATATTAATCTGTTtgtgaaaatgtgatttttacAAAATTCGTTATTTAATGGATAAGCATAAATTCAAGTCcggctttttttcttttacagttTCAAACACTAAATACTATCACATTGAAAAGCTGTTCGTTATTCCaaaaggacgatgaagaagattttttttggattattaaacaaagaaaaaagtgttAATAAGAAAGAAGGCATCATCAAAAGGCCATCAAATGAGAACGTTATTTTCGTAGATGAAGTACGAGTAAGTGCTCTCTCTGAATCCTCACTGGAATTGCTATGGTTTTTCAAGTCATCAAACGTTTTGTAATTCTAATATCTAGATGGAAATCGAAAGCTCATACTGAAAAGGTTGATCGATCGATGGACGACTTCTGAGTTCTAAATATGTGTTTTATGGTTGACAGAGGTTCCCAAACAACTTAGACTACCTTTATTTGTGTAGCGAAGGAAGGTACATATTTCTAGTTATTTGCAATAATTATGGTAACTacgtaatatttttataagtagtcaagaaaaatttaaatttgaaacgTGGGTTTAACTAGAAATGCGGTTAAGGATTTTGATGGAGTTTNATTCGTTATTTAATGGATAAGCATAAATTCAAGTCcggctttttttcttttacagttTCAAACACTAAATACTATCACATTGAAAAGCTGTTCGTTATTCCaaaaggacgatgaagaagattttttttggattattaaacaaagaaaaaagtgttAATAAGAAAGAAGGCATCATCAAAAGGCCATCAAATGAGAACGTTATTTTCGTAGATGAAGTACGAGTAAGTGCTCTCTCTGAATCCTCACTGGAATTGCTATGGTTTTTCAAGTCATCAAACGTTTTGTAATTCTAATATCTAGATGGAAATCGAAAGCTCATACTGAAAAGGTTGATCGATCGATGGACGACTTCTGAGTTCTAAATATGTGTTTTATGGTTGACAGAGGTTCCCAAACAACTTAGACTACCTTTATTTGTGTAGCGAAGGAAGGTACATATTTCTAGTTATTTGCAATAATTATGGTAACTacgtaatatttttataagtagtcaagaaaaatttaaatttgaaacgTGGGTTTAACTAGAAATGCGGTTAAGGATTTTGATGGAGTTTTTGAGAAAATGCACTTGGCGATCTCCGTTAGTCGGAACGAGGCATTAGACTCTGTTTTGAATGATTTCAAAGAGGTAATGGCTTAGTATAGTCGTACGTGCTATATATTAacataggtatatatatatggtcttgATGAGGTTTTTTCTTTAACATCCATGAAGGGTTACTTGACTCTCTCATGTAATGATCGGAACAAGTTACTTCTTGGATTGGCGAAAGAATATTATGTCGATGACATTCAAGTGCAACAACTCATTGAACAATATCTCATCAGACTACTCGAGATTTGCCCAGGCAATGAGAGGGAACCGCATGATGATCTCGATGCATTATACTCCATTGAGCGGAATCTCAAGTATGCCCTCCGGCCAGACTATGATATTCTCTTCGAGAGGCTACACAAAAGTTCCGGAGGAGTCAAGTTTTTATGCACTCTCCAAGTAGACATTCTATCAATGCTCACGTAAGTACAACTGTccacacttttgtttttttttgttagcctAACTAATGAACCTTGGTAAATTCATCCTATGTAATTGGAAGTATATTAATCAAAAGTCAATAGCTCAACTGGTAAAGATCTATATATACGGGGATGGGCCTAAaacatctaatttttttgtttcttataaaatGGAAATATTATGATAAAATCATGTTTTTTAAACAGAAAAGAGAATGTGCCATCGTTGCGAGCATTAGAGTTGCAGGTGATGGACATGCTCCGAGGCTACTGGTAATCAAGTGGAATGAGTTAGAGGAGGGAAACATAAAGGTGGGAGGCATGAAAATGGATCAAAGGAATTAACTGATTAAAATAATACTTCCTTTGTATCACAAAGAtttattttctgaaatcttattttgtgattttatgTAAATCTTTATCAATTAACCCGGGAGATTGGCCAAGATATGACTCGATGCTGCAAGATATTAAACACATCTTATCCAGTTTTGATTACTGGAAGTGTCATCATGTGGCTGGATCAGCGAATAAGGTGGCATTGGCCATAGCTAAGAGTGTTACGCGAGAGGGAAGGTTTCATTCATATCTATCACTGGGAGGACCTTCTTGGTTGCAAGATCAAGTCAGAAGAGATAATGAAGGAAGGCCTTGAAGGTTTGCTTCCGCATAGCGGTTTATCGTGTTTTACCTGTTCCACTTGGAGGGTCGATTGACCTCAGTATCATGTGTgggtattgttttttttgtccttgttttgtgtttttactttcaaactCTTGTTCTAtaagacgacaaaaaaaaatgcaaaaaaaattaatttttaagaatCATTAGTTGAGGATTTTAAAACTTGGTAAATTACAATTGGTTAATAGTTATGAAATATGTTAATATGAATAAATAATGCATTTAAAGCTAAGCATTACATATTccttttaatatgtgtgaaaactCTATAAAATCAATCTTTTTGATACAAAAGGACATACTGGCGATGAATAATCTTCACCTCTAACTCAGCTTTCCAAAGAAGCCATAGCTTTGTTCTTCTACTCTTCATAggtgaaaattatattttcttagtATGGTCATACATAAATGAGGGAGGTATAACACTGTGTCGAAGGAACTGACCAATATAATTGAGATATATGGGGGTGTATTGAATTTAGtagtttagaaaattttagagtATTCAACTGATGATTgctaaaattctttaaaaatccGATGTTATTGAtcttgaaatttatataaagtcatttaaaataatttacaatctcatgttatatatttaatcaATAATTTGTAAATGCTAATCAAATTTATTGTTCAAATTATTATAATAGTTCCATAAAAGATGATTGCAATTGATTTTAGGAgactttttctaattttttagcTGAAATATATGACCCCAATTATCACATCTCTATAGGTTGTATTTTGAAGGACTTCATACAAAAAAGAGGTGTTTGGAAACTAAGTACGGTTATTGTATTGAAAACGGACAATACTTAGGTTCATCCCTAGGAGTAAACTTCTTTGTTCActtccttataaaataaagaaacaaaatctgtatgcatctttgtaaaattaaaaactcaaacccttcttttataaaccaaaccgatagatccataatttcgttttaatagtaaaatctaaaccctaccacctcatttgtaaatccaaaccggtatataattttgttctaattgtaaaatctaaactctaaccacctcatttgtaaactcaaaccgacatataattttgttctaattgtaaaatttaaatcctaaccacctcatttctaaatccaaaccgacattgAAGAATGTCAAAGGAACTGATTTACAAGAGAGGATATAGATAGCTAAACCAGAGGGTGGCTATAATTGATAACTCTGTTGTAGAACAGGTTTGTAACCTTTCCTTTTGTGGCACTAGCTTCTTAAATGTTTGTTCTGATAGGAAATTATATACTCACACGCTCCTGGGAAGCATGGGATTGCAGTGAGTATTTTGTCCACAAGAAGCTAATGGTAAACTTCATTTCCAGGTATAAGGCACCGCTTACTTCGAAGGTGTCGTACGTCAGTACGTGGAATAAGCTTATCAAggagttagtttttttttttttacattgtcAAACTTTGAGTTTTCATTATatgtattttacattttctataATGGATTTATTAAAACAATCTACTTCAAATTCtcttaaataaagttttttttttttttttttttctgagaaaaATGGCTGACAAATTAAGAACCCTTGCGTATTTTaccttatatttattttaaatatttttgtggactattaaaaacttatacTTATTTtgcccaagaaaaaaaaacttatagagCAACATTACAATATGAAAACCAATTAACTAGTTTCCAAGAAATGGAGAGCGACGAAAACCCTAAGACGGCGAGATCTGGTGTGCCGGATGCAATGATGCTGGATGTTGGTGAGAAGGGACGCCCTCCGGGGGAACCACCGGATGGAAGAAGGACGTGGGTGGACAGAGTCAATGGTGGCTCAGTTGATGGCATGCGGACGCCGGAGAGTGTGATGGATGACGTGTTCGTCTCCGCACGTTTACGTGTGGCGTTTCCGAACAGAAAGGATGGTGAGCATGAGATAACGATTGGAGTGGAGGTGTTGGCAGTGATGCACAGTCTATGGAAGAATTTTATGGTCGTGAAGATGCTGGGACGACCGATTCCGATTGCAGTCTTGAGCCGCAAGCTACGAGAGATATGGCGACCAAAAGGGGAAATGTACATCATGGACCTTCCCCGTCAATTCTTTATGGTCCGCTTTACACAGGAGGAGGAGTACATGGCGGCTCTTACAGGTGGTCCATGGAAGGTGTTTGGCAACTACTTGATGGTGCAAGATTGGACGCCGGCTTTGGACCCACTGAAGGATGAGATTTTGACCACGCCGGTTTGGGTTCGCTTGATGAATATGCCGATGTCATACTATCATCAGTCTATCCATATGGGCATTGTGAGTGGTCTAGGGAGGCCATTAAAAGTTGATACGACAACGTTGAATCTCACCCGAGCAAGATTTGCCAGAGTCTGTGTTGAGATCCATCTATCAAGCCCTCCAAAGGGGACGGTTTTAATCAACGGTGAACGTTATTTTGTGGCGTATGAAGGTTTAGACAaaatttgttcatcatgtgGTCTTTATGGACATTTAGTCCATAGTTGTCCGTCGAAAGTTAGAGAGGGGGCTCTCATTGTCGCTGAAAAGCCGGCAAGCCCGAGTTTGGTGAATGAGCAGCGTCGTGTACCGCCGGCTCATGGGATAAATGATCGTGGCTTTACTACTATTAACCGGTCTCGACGTTCGTCGGGTACAAAAACGCATGGGGATGAGTCAGCGGTGGTTGCTTTCGCCGGTGTTCTAGAACGAAATCTGCGGGATATTACGGGAAATCCGGGATTAGATACGTTGAATCGCTTTCGAACTCTGATTGAGGATACGAAATCTACTGAGATAATGGAAGTTACCATATCGGGCGAGAAAAATAAGGAGAATGAGCCTGATACGAATCATCCAAATGTGGTAGGTAGTGAAGGACAAGCGAAGTTTTCGCAGTTTAATTCGAAATCAGGGAAGGAAGTGGGTGGGCCGCGTGTTGGGCTGAAATCAAGGCGAACCGGGGGATGTAAGAGTGTGGAGATTAATGGGCCAAAGTTTTAAAAAACTGTGCAGTCGAGGCCCACTAGAGGTTAGGTTTTTGGTCCAACGAAGGGAGAAGAAGGGTTACCGACTTCGGGGAAGAGGGTACGGGTTGATACGGTGGAGATGAGAATTTCCGGTGAAGTCCAAACGATGGTCCAGGCAAGCCACCCGGGGGTTATCGAGCCCACCGGAGCAATTCCGTCGCCGGTTGCAAATCTGGACGATTTGGGGAATATGAAGTCCATGGTTGGGGTAAATCTCCAGCAAGAAGGGACGAAGAGGGATCAGGGGGTGGTATCGGTTTGACGGTACTCCCCGGTAGTTTGGAGCTTTACACATCAATTCCTCATGAATTGTATTTTATGGAACTGTCGGGGGGGGGGGGGNNNNNNNNNNNNNNNNNNNNNNNNNNNNNNNNNNNNNNNNNNNNNNNNNNNNNNNNNNNNNNNNNNNNNNNNNNNNNNNNNNNNNNNNNNNNNNNNNNNNNNNNNNNNNNNNNNNNNNNNNNNNNNNNNNNNNNNNNNNNNNNNNNNNNNNNNNNNNNNNNNNNNNNNNNNNNNNNNNNNNNNNNNNNNNNNNNNNNNNNNNNNNNNNNNNNNNNNNNNNNNNNNNNNNNNNNNNNNNNNNNNNNNNNNNNNNNNNNNNNNNNNNNNNNNNNNNNNNNNNNNNNNNNNNNNNNNNNNNNNNNNNNNNNNNNNNNNNNNNNNNNNNNNNNNNNNNNNNNNNNNNNNNNNNNNNNNNNNNNNNNNNNNNNNNNNNNNNNNNNNNNNNNNNNNNNNNNNNNNNNNNNNNNNNNNNNNNNNNNNNNNNNNNNNNNNNNNNNNNNNNNNNNNNNNNNNNNNNNNNNNNNNNNNNNNNNNNNNNNNNNNNNNNNNNNNNNNNNNNNNNNNNNNNNNNNNNNNNNNNNNNNNNNNNNNNNNNNNNNNNNNNNNNNNNNNNNNNNNNNNNNNNNNNNNNNNNNNNNNNNNNNNNNNNNNNNNNNNNNNNNNNNNNNNNNggggggggggggggggggggggggggcgaaCAAACCCAACTTCAGGCGTGCTATACCGTATCTACTGAAGAAATGGAAGACGAATATACTGGCTTTGTTCGAAACTCATGCGGGTGGAGATCGGGCTAGTAGAATCTGTCAAGGGTAAGGTTTCGAGCACTCATTTCGGGTGGATGCGGTAGGACAGAGTGGGGGATTATGGCTACTCTGGCGGTCGGGCATTGGTGATATGGTGATCGTGGAAGCAGCAAAACAGTTTATTGCTGTGCAGTTAAGATCAGGTACGGAGGTTATGAATTTTATAGTTGTATATGCGGCTCCGTCTGTGAGCAGGCAGAGTGGTTTGTGGGATCAGATGACATCGGTGATCGAGCGACTCGACGGTCCTATAATTATTGGCGGAGATTTTAACACGATTGTGCGTGTTGATGAGAGAACTGGGGGTCGTGGTGGTTTGTCCCAGGACTCTTTGGCGTTTAGTGATTGGATAAATCACTTATCCCTGATAGATATGGGTTTCAGTAGTAACCAATATACCTAGAGACGAGGAAAGAGTATAGAGACCTATGTGGCAAAGCGACTCGACCGAGTCCTATGTTGTGCTCATGCGTGGATCAAATGGCAGGAGGCATGTGTCAGGCATTTGCCATTTTTGGCCTCTGACCATGTACTACTCTACCTCCAATTATTTTCGGACGTTGCAGTTAATCCTTTACGCAGACCCTTCCCCTTTAAGGCAGCTTGGCTAAAGCATCCTAGTTTCAAGGAGCTACTAACAGCCTCATGGAATGGATCCTTATCTACTCCTGAAGCGTTGGAAGTGTTACGAGTGGAGCTCAAGAAGTGGAACAAAGAAGTCTTCGGGGATATTCGCAAGAAAAAAGACGACTTTATGGGACAGATTAAGGTGGTCCAAGATGTCTTGGATCTATCTCCGACAGATGACTTGCTGCAACAGGAGGTTTCCCTTTTCAGCAATTGGAGGAGGTTTTAGAATAGGAAGAAATCCTTTGGTTCCAAAAGTCACGAGAAAAATGGGTTACTTGTGGGGATCGGAACACCAAGTATTTTCATACTTCCACGGTTATAAGGAGACGACAGAACCGGGTGGACATGCTGCGCAATGACGAGGGTGTTTGGGTATCAGACCAATCAGAATTGGAACAACTTGCAGTGGGTTATTACTCCTATTTATACTCTATGGCTGATGTCCCGCAGGAGGTGGATCAGTTACCAATGGAGGGGTTTGTATCTTTAACCCGGGAGGAGCGGTCGAGGTTGGCTAAACCTTTTGCACCAATGGAGGTGGAAGAAGCAGTCCGGAGCATGGGCAAATTTAAGGCCCCAGGTCCGGATGGGTATCAACCTGTGTTTTATCAGGACTGTTGGAATGTGGTGGGAGAGTCGGTTGTGAGATTTGTTCTAAATTTCTTTGAGAGTGGAGTGTTGCCTCAGGACGTAAATGATGCTTTAGTGGTGCTCATTGCTAAGGTTTCTCGGCCTGAGCGTATTAATCAGTTTCGTCCCATCAGTTTGTGCAACGTCCTCTTTAAAGTCATTACTAAGACTATGGTGTTGCGTTTGAAGAAGGTGATTGGCAATTTGATTGGTCCAGCGCAGTCAAGCTTTATTCCAGGCAGGTTTAGTATTGATAATATTGTTATTGTGCAAGAGGCGGTGCATTCAATGCGCAGAAAAAGGGTAGAAAAGGGTGGATGCTCTTGAAGCTTGATTTGGAGAAAGCGTATGATCGTTTACGCTGGGATTTCCTTGAGGAGACATTGAGAGCAGCAGGTTTTGAGGAGAAATGGGTTCAGTGGATCTTAACTTGTGTTGTAGATCCTTCGATGACCATCTTATGGAACAGAGAAAAGACAGAGGCGTTTAAACCAGCTTGTGGTCTTCGCCAGGGAGATCCTCTCTCTCCTTACTTGTTCGTTTTGTGCCTTGAACGTCTTTGTCAGATGGTGGATAGATCGATCGCCACAAAGGAATGGAAACCAATATGTCTCTCACAAGGTGGCCCAGTTTTGTCTCACATATGTTTTGCTGACGACCTTATTCTCTTCCCAGAGGCTTCAGTGGCTCAGATTAGAGTTATTCGTCGAGTTTTGGAAAGATTTTGTGTCTCATCGGGTCAAAAAGTAAGTTTGGAGAAATCGAAAATCTACTTCTCTGATAATGTTTCATGAGACTTGGGGAAATTGATCAGTGATGAGAGTGGCATTAGAGCAACCACGGATTTGGGGAAGTATCTAGGCATGCCTATTTTTCAAAAGCGAAGAAATAAAGAGACCTTTGGTGAGGTTCTTGGTCGGGTAAGCTCACGACTTTCAGACTGGAGAGGAAGATTCTTGAGTTTTGCGGGGAGGTTAACTCTAACAAAATCTGTCCTGGCTTCGATCCCCGTCCATACAATGAGCAATATTAGTCTCCCGAAGTCCACACTAAATGAGCTTGATAAGATTTCTCAGTCTTTCCTTTGGGGAAGCACTCCAGAGAAGAGGAAGCAACACCTTTTACCCTGGGAAAAGGTGTGTCAGCCTTGGGAGAAAAGTGGACTTGGAAACAGGAAATCTCAAGATATGAACAAAGCTTTACTAGCTAAAGTCGGCTGGCGAGTCTTATAGGATCATACGAGTTTATGGTCGAGG contains:
- the LOC104737359 gene encoding uncharacterized protein LOC104737359; this translates as MKKIFFGLLNKEKSVNKKEGIIKRPSNENVIFVDEVRRFPNNLDYLYLCSEGRNAVKDFDGVFEKMHLAISVSRNEALDSVLNDFKEGYLTLSCNDRNKLLLGLAKEYYVDDIQVQQLIEQYLIRLLEICPGNEREPHDDLDALYSIERNLKYALRPDYDILFERLHKSSGGVKFLCTLQVDILSMLTKENVPSLRALELQVMDMLRGYW
- the LOC104737358 gene encoding uncharacterized protein LOC104737358 — translated: MKKIFFGLLNKEKSINKKEGIIKTPSNENVIFTDEVRRYPNNLDYLYVCSKGRNAVKDFDGVSEKMHLAISVSGNEALDSVLNDFKEGYLTLSSNDRNKLLLGLAKEYYVDDIQVEQLIDQYLIRLLEICPRNEMEPHDDLNALYSIERNLKYTLRPDYDILFDRLHRSSGGFKFLCTLQVDILSLLTKENVPSLRALELQLKDRIRGYWLSCGMSWRRET